In Hydrogenovibrio thermophilus, the following are encoded in one genomic region:
- a CDS encoding ABC transporter ATP-binding protein, protein MSVDHESEPQALIEFQGIVKSYGKGASEFKALKGVDFKIQEGEFVAIMGPSGSGKSTVMNTLGCLDTPTSGHYLFQGIHVEALTRDQRALLRRHYLGFVFQGFNLLARTSALENVELPLVYRGMKRSQRHAEARRALKLVGLDGWEDHAPGELSGGQQQRVAIARALVTNPKVLLADEPTGNLDTARSREIMELLSQLNRELGITVLMVTHEPEMAAYASRLIHFVDGKVEQDQYQEQST, encoded by the coding sequence ATGAGCGTTGACCATGAAAGCGAACCTCAAGCGCTGATTGAGTTCCAGGGCATCGTCAAGTCTTATGGCAAGGGCGCGTCCGAATTCAAGGCGTTGAAGGGCGTGGATTTCAAGATACAGGAAGGTGAATTCGTTGCCATCATGGGCCCGAGTGGTTCCGGAAAATCAACGGTAATGAACACCTTGGGGTGTTTGGATACGCCGACGTCCGGCCATTATTTGTTTCAGGGCATCCATGTGGAAGCCTTAACCCGTGATCAGCGAGCGTTATTACGCCGTCATTATCTGGGGTTCGTTTTTCAAGGGTTCAATTTGTTAGCCCGAACGTCTGCGTTGGAAAACGTTGAATTGCCATTGGTGTACCGAGGCATGAAACGTTCGCAGCGTCATGCCGAAGCTCGACGGGCATTGAAGCTGGTGGGGTTGGATGGCTGGGAAGACCATGCGCCGGGCGAATTGTCCGGTGGGCAGCAGCAACGTGTTGCCATTGCCCGGGCATTGGTGACCAACCCGAAAGTTTTGCTGGCGGATGAGCCGACCGGGAACCTGGATACGGCGCGCAGTCGTGAAATCATGGAACTGCTCAGTCAGTTGAATCGGGAACTGGGCATTACCGTTCTGATGGTGACTCATGAACCGGAAATGGCGGCTTATGCCAGCCGCTTGATTCATTTCGTGGATGGAAAAGTGGAACAGGATCAGTATCAGGAGCAATCAACATGA
- a CDS encoding ABC transporter permease: MIWNAFLLAVREIRRNMMRSALTMLGIIIGVAAVITMVTLGNGATAKVAQEISSLGSNLLMVRPGQRMGPGRDSSGAKPFKIEDVEAIRNEVVSVVAVAPTVSASVTAVRGNENWSTSVVGTNNDYFITGNWELAEGRLFSETELKAGKTSCVIGNTVSKELLGGEDALGKKLRLGSFSCDVIGVLEPKGQSMMGNDQDDVIIMPTKTVQRRLTGNQDVRMIRISVKPDIDTDVVNRAITLLLRDRRHLSDNEKNDFSVMDTREITNTLTGTTRVMTMLLGAVAAVSLVVGGIGIMNIMLVSVTERTREIGIRMAIGALEREVLLQFLVEAVVLSSLGGLIGIVLALIASALGSMLMGIPYMLDYGIISLAFVFSAMVGVVFGYFPARNAARLNPIDALRHE, translated from the coding sequence ATGATTTGGAATGCTTTTTTACTGGCGGTCAGGGAAATTCGCCGAAACATGATGCGTTCGGCCTTGACGATGCTGGGCATCATTATTGGTGTGGCGGCGGTGATCACCATGGTGACGCTGGGGAATGGCGCCACGGCGAAAGTGGCGCAGGAAATTTCCAGCCTTGGAAGTAACCTGCTGATGGTGCGCCCTGGGCAACGAATGGGGCCGGGTCGAGACAGCAGCGGCGCCAAACCCTTTAAGATTGAGGACGTGGAGGCCATTCGCAATGAGGTGGTGTCCGTCGTGGCGGTGGCGCCGACGGTCAGTGCCAGTGTGACAGCGGTGCGCGGTAACGAAAACTGGTCGACCTCTGTGGTCGGTACCAATAACGACTACTTTATTACCGGGAACTGGGAGTTGGCGGAAGGCCGGTTGTTTTCCGAAACGGAGCTTAAAGCCGGCAAAACGAGCTGTGTCATTGGTAATACCGTTTCCAAAGAATTGTTGGGCGGTGAAGACGCGTTGGGGAAAAAGCTCCGGCTGGGCAGTTTTTCCTGCGATGTGATTGGCGTTTTGGAGCCGAAAGGCCAGTCGATGATGGGCAACGACCAAGACGATGTCATCATCATGCCGACAAAAACGGTTCAGCGCCGTTTGACCGGGAATCAGGACGTGCGCATGATTCGAATCTCGGTGAAACCGGACATCGATACCGATGTCGTGAACCGGGCCATTACCTTACTTTTGCGCGATCGTCGCCATTTAAGCGATAACGAAAAAAATGATTTTTCGGTGATGGATACACGGGAAATTACCAACACTCTGACCGGCACCACCCGCGTCATGACCATGTTGCTCGGCGCTGTGGCCGCGGTGAGTCTGGTGGTCGGTGGTATCGGTATTATGAACATCATGCTGGTATCGGTCACGGAACGGACTCGAGAAATCGGGATTCGTATGGCGATTGGCGCCTTGGAAAGGGAAGTTCTGTTGCAATTTCTGGTGGAAGCGGTGGTGCTGTCGTCGCTGGGGGGATTGATTGGTATTGTGTTGGCCTTAATCGCATCGGCGTTGGGCAGTATGTTGATGGGGATTCCGTATATGTTGGATTACGGCATTATCTCGCTGGCATTTGTGTTTTCGGCGATGGTGGGGGTTGTGTTCGGGTATTTTCCGGCACGCAATGCGGCGCGCTTGAACCCGATTGATGCCCTAAGGCATGAGTGA
- a CDS encoding 5'-nucleotidase C-terminal domain-containing protein yields MSLNRREFLHVMSMAAAAGLLPGTGLAMSSQPKGTAISKDIYQVPMQGTARILHITDSHAQLKPVYFREPNVNLGVGPAYGQLPHVVGHKLLKELNIADNTPLAHAFSFLNFQDAAEQYGKVGGFAHLKTLLDKLREQAGGQQNTLTMDGGDLWHGSGTALWTRGQDMVEASNLIGVDIMTGHWEFTYHEDEVLTNIQKFKGEFLAQNMRIKEDSLFGDAYRDMTEKHGGIGLYDEDSALPFKPYTVKVVNGERIAVIGQAFPRTANANPRANFPDWSFGLREDSMQETVNHIRENEKVAAVIMISHNGMDVDIKMASRVNGIDAIFGGHTHDGIPKAIPVKAPDGHVCQVTNAGSNGKFVGCMDLDIRNGKLRGMHYRLLPVFSNELAADAGVDQFITNLRQTQYTKSIVESRNPKYAYNPERLGKTYEQILSEELAVAEDTLYRRGNFMGTWDQIIVNALREEHDTQIAMSAGVRWGTSVLAGETITMERVMDETSMTYGETYKAELTGAQIKDTLEGVCENIFQKDPYLQSGGDMVRLGGMDYTCKPKASLGQRITHMQLDDGTPIEPNKTYTVAGWGQVEEVGDGRLIWDVVADHLRGQRSDMKLKKVNHPTLKGIADNPGIEDYAGKLI; encoded by the coding sequence ATGTCTCTGAATCGACGCGAGTTTTTACACGTTATGTCCATGGCCGCCGCCGCAGGCCTATTACCCGGCACCGGCCTGGCGATGTCTTCCCAACCCAAAGGAACGGCCATTTCAAAAGACATCTATCAGGTGCCCATGCAAGGCACCGCTCGCATTTTGCACATCACCGACTCCCATGCGCAATTGAAACCGGTTTATTTCCGCGAACCCAACGTCAACCTCGGCGTCGGTCCCGCTTACGGTCAACTGCCACACGTGGTCGGCCACAAACTTCTGAAAGAACTGAACATTGCCGACAACACACCCTTGGCCCATGCGTTTTCGTTCCTGAACTTTCAGGATGCGGCGGAACAATATGGCAAAGTGGGCGGCTTCGCCCATCTCAAAACCCTACTTGACAAACTCAGAGAGCAAGCGGGTGGCCAGCAAAATACCCTGACAATGGATGGAGGAGATTTATGGCACGGTTCGGGCACGGCGCTTTGGACACGTGGTCAAGACATGGTGGAAGCGTCGAACCTGATCGGCGTGGACATCATGACCGGGCATTGGGAATTCACCTATCATGAAGACGAGGTGTTGACCAATATTCAGAAATTCAAAGGCGAATTTCTGGCCCAGAACATGCGCATCAAAGAAGATTCACTGTTCGGCGATGCCTATCGTGACATGACCGAAAAACACGGTGGCATCGGTTTATACGACGAAGACAGCGCCCTGCCGTTCAAGCCTTACACCGTCAAGGTGGTAAACGGCGAACGTATCGCCGTCATCGGCCAAGCCTTCCCGAGAACCGCCAACGCCAACCCGCGCGCCAACTTCCCGGATTGGTCCTTCGGTTTGCGGGAGGATTCCATGCAGGAAACGGTCAATCACATCCGCGAAAACGAAAAAGTCGCGGCGGTGATTATGATTTCTCATAACGGCATGGACGTGGACATCAAAATGGCATCACGCGTCAACGGCATCGACGCCATTTTCGGTGGCCACACGCACGACGGCATTCCAAAAGCCATTCCGGTGAAAGCTCCGGACGGGCATGTTTGCCAAGTGACCAACGCCGGTTCCAACGGCAAGTTCGTCGGCTGTATGGACCTGGATATCCGAAACGGCAAATTGCGCGGCATGCATTATCGCCTGCTGCCGGTCTTCTCCAACGAGTTGGCGGCCGATGCCGGTGTGGACCAGTTCATCACCAATCTGCGTCAAACGCAGTACACCAAGTCGATTGTCGAATCGCGTAACCCAAAATACGCCTATAACCCGGAACGCCTCGGCAAAACCTACGAGCAGATTCTCAGCGAAGAATTGGCCGTGGCCGAAGACACCTTATACCGTCGCGGTAACTTTATGGGCACTTGGGACCAAATCATCGTCAACGCCCTGCGCGAAGAACACGACACCCAAATCGCCATGTCCGCGGGTGTGCGCTGGGGCACCTCGGTGCTGGCGGGCGAAACCATCACCATGGAACGCGTGATGGACGAAACCTCCATGACCTATGGGGAAACCTACAAAGCCGAATTGACCGGTGCGCAAATCAAAGACACCTTGGAAGGCGTATGTGAGAACATTTTCCAGAAAGACCCTTACCTGCAATCCGGCGGTGACATGGTTCGACTCGGCGGCATGGATTACACCTGCAAACCGAAGGCCTCGCTCGGCCAACGTATTACCCATATGCAACTGGACGACGGCACACCGATTGAACCGAATAAAACCTACACCGTCGCTGGCTGGGGGCAAGTGGAGGAAGTCGGTGACGGTCGTTTGATCTGGGATGTGGTCGCCGACCACTTACGCGGCCAGCGTTCGGACATGAAACTTAAAAAAGTCAATCACCCGACGTTGAAAGGCATTGCCGATAACCCGGGCATCGAAGATTATGCCGGCAAATTGATTTAA
- a CDS encoding response regulator transcription factor: protein MEPCVYVVDDDRLVRESLEWLLESVNLQTRLYENGQAFLDAFSPGLPGCVVLDVRMPGLNGMELHQSIKHIDPDFPVIIVTGHADVPMAIRAMKEGAFDFIEKPYNDQHMLERIQLAIHHYDDLQKHQEKTDALQNRFEQLSKRESQVLTGVLQGHPNKIIADQLCLSIKTIEVHRANLMSKLDVKTVTELVRLAIEAGKDHPVPSSES from the coding sequence ATGGAACCTTGCGTGTATGTTGTGGACGACGATCGTCTGGTACGGGAGTCGTTGGAATGGTTGCTGGAATCGGTCAACCTGCAAACCCGCCTGTATGAAAACGGCCAGGCCTTTTTGGACGCATTTTCACCAGGCCTGCCCGGTTGCGTGGTGCTCGACGTACGAATGCCCGGCCTGAACGGCATGGAACTGCATCAGTCCATCAAACACATTGACCCGGATTTTCCGGTCATCATCGTCACCGGTCATGCCGACGTGCCGATGGCGATTCGTGCCATGAAAGAAGGCGCCTTCGACTTCATCGAAAAACCCTATAACGACCAACACATGCTGGAACGTATCCAACTGGCGATTCACCATTACGACGATTTGCAGAAACATCAGGAAAAGACCGATGCCTTGCAAAACCGCTTCGAACAGCTCTCCAAACGCGAATCCCAAGTATTGACCGGCGTCCTGCAAGGTCACCCCAATAAAATCATCGCCGACCAATTGTGCCTGAGCATCAAAACCATCGAAGTGCATCGTGCGAACCTAATGTCGAAACTCGACGTCAAAACCGTCACCGAACTGGTTCGGCTCGCCATCGAAGCTGGTAAAGACCACCCCGTCCCATCATCGGAAAGCTAA
- a CDS encoding sensor histidine kinase yields the protein MLHSPFPLRISIGLLAITLLMPLSAVRADIVDIGVLNLRNTEADKAFWAKTAQWLSKEIPNHQFVIKSMGPECLTHAINKQQLDFAITNPSQIVALEKTDDVHPIATLQTRYETRPYSHFGAALITRADRSDLKRLSDLKGQSVMAVSPSEFGGYQMIWRELQLAGIAPKKDFFNLLFTNGSQEAIIRAIINEEADIGIIRSGLIESLLDQNQLPANQIKVIHPQHTGPYPLLHSSILYPEWSMIRLAHTDIALARQVSRTLQAMPKSTAPGTYNPHYGWTRAEDFTTVHGLLRALKLPPYEPSKQISLKAILQEHGLAVGLIVVLILMLSAFSARMSRINRKLAVSQSELAKHRDNLEKEVADRTVELSQVNQALEQDIEAREKVEDTLRRSRAALQGVYEISVDTRLPQSEKLLRLIQLARRHFRMDAAFLYKLPDGPHPALSLCVSDGDIPEESKLKQCLESHLPEFKSQAILQFSDTPCAGQVITFTVQVNGQPHCVLVFVGQNIAQWQLAEVDEELLRLITQWIGSSIERQDIETEHDKYRTQLGKVTRLFTVGEMASGLAHEINQPLTAATNYISGSLRRLDDSQPSHLKTGLTRSLESLDRATNIIRRLREFVQTGARRQEAFQLNATLKRVLSLLDSEAKQHTVTLIPPSLQGDVCVVGDPVQIEQVLLNLIRNAIDACEENGCVSVDIHPQTDTARILVSDTGPGIPEKDLPHVFDAFHSSKSDGMGLGLAICRSIVEAHYGQLHVCNTHEGAQFMFELPLCEAGKARKNTSEENA from the coding sequence TTGCTTCACTCTCCCTTTCCATTACGCATTTCAATCGGGTTATTAGCCATCACCCTGCTGATGCCGTTGTCCGCCGTTCGGGCCGACATCGTCGACATCGGCGTGTTGAATTTGCGCAATACCGAAGCCGACAAAGCCTTTTGGGCGAAGACCGCACAATGGCTTTCCAAAGAAATTCCCAACCACCAGTTCGTCATCAAATCCATGGGACCGGAATGCCTGACCCACGCCATTAACAAACAACAGCTCGATTTCGCCATCACCAATCCGTCGCAAATCGTCGCGCTGGAAAAAACCGACGATGTCCACCCCATCGCCACGCTGCAAACCCGTTATGAGACTCGGCCTTACAGTCATTTCGGTGCCGCACTCATCACCCGGGCCGACCGCAGTGACCTGAAACGCCTGTCCGACTTGAAGGGTCAAAGCGTCATGGCGGTGTCGCCGTCGGAATTCGGCGGCTACCAGATGATCTGGCGAGAACTGCAACTGGCCGGCATCGCCCCCAAAAAAGACTTTTTCAACCTGCTGTTCACCAACGGGTCTCAAGAAGCGATTATTCGCGCCATCATCAATGAAGAAGCCGATATCGGCATTATCCGTTCCGGTTTGATCGAATCGCTGTTGGACCAAAACCAACTGCCCGCCAACCAAATCAAAGTCATCCACCCGCAGCACACCGGCCCTTACCCGTTGCTGCACAGCAGCATTCTCTATCCGGAATGGTCGATGATCCGATTGGCACACACCGATATTGCGCTGGCCCGCCAGGTTTCCCGCACCCTGCAAGCCATGCCGAAAAGCACCGCGCCCGGCACCTATAACCCGCACTATGGCTGGACCCGCGCCGAAGACTTCACCACCGTGCATGGTTTGCTTCGCGCCCTGAAGCTGCCACCTTACGAGCCGAGCAAGCAGATCAGTCTCAAGGCCATCTTGCAGGAACACGGCCTCGCCGTCGGCTTGATTGTGGTATTGATTCTGATGTTGTCGGCTTTTTCCGCGCGCATGAGCCGCATCAACCGGAAACTGGCGGTTTCCCAATCCGAACTCGCCAAACACCGCGACAACCTGGAAAAAGAAGTCGCCGACCGCACGGTGGAACTCTCGCAAGTCAACCAAGCGCTGGAACAAGACATCGAAGCCCGGGAAAAGGTGGAAGATACGTTACGTCGCAGCCGCGCCGCGCTGCAAGGAGTTTACGAAATTTCCGTCGACACTCGTCTCCCCCAATCGGAAAAACTGTTGCGTTTGATTCAATTGGCGCGCCGCCATTTCCGCATGGACGCCGCGTTTTTGTACAAACTGCCCGACGGCCCACACCCGGCGCTGTCGTTGTGCGTTTCCGACGGGGACATCCCCGAAGAGTCCAAACTGAAACAGTGTCTGGAAAGTCACTTGCCGGAATTCAAAAGCCAAGCCATTCTGCAATTTTCCGACACGCCTTGCGCCGGCCAGGTCATCACTTTCACCGTACAGGTCAATGGTCAACCGCACTGCGTGCTGGTGTTCGTGGGGCAGAACATCGCACAATGGCAACTGGCCGAAGTGGACGAAGAGTTATTGCGCCTCATCACCCAATGGATTGGCTCCAGCATCGAGCGTCAGGACATCGAAACCGAGCATGACAAATATCGCACCCAACTCGGCAAAGTCACCCGCCTGTTCACCGTCGGCGAAATGGCCTCCGGTCTGGCGCATGAAATCAACCAGCCGCTGACCGCCGCCACCAATTACATCAGCGGTAGCCTGAGACGTCTGGACGACAGCCAACCGTCACATCTCAAAACCGGCCTGACCCGGTCTTTGGAAAGCCTTGATCGCGCCACCAACATCATCCGTCGTCTGCGCGAATTCGTGCAAACCGGCGCACGACGCCAAGAAGCCTTCCAACTCAATGCCACTTTGAAACGCGTGTTGTCATTGCTGGACTCGGAAGCCAAACAACATACCGTAACATTGATTCCGCCATCCTTGCAGGGCGATGTCTGTGTCGTCGGCGACCCGGTTCAAATCGAACAGGTCTTGCTGAATTTGATTCGCAACGCCATTGATGCGTGCGAGGAAAACGGCTGTGTATCGGTTGACATTCATCCTCAAACCGATACCGCGCGCATTCTGGTGTCCGACACCGGCCCCGGTATTCCGGAAAAAGATTTGCCCCATGTTTTCGATGCCTTCCATTCCTCGAAATCCGATGGCATGGGCCTGGGGCTGGCGATTTGCCGCAGCATCGTCGAGGCGCATTACGGCCAATTGCACGTCTGCAACACTCACGAAGGCGCGCAATTTATGTTTGAATTACCCTTGTGCGAAGCTGGGAAGGCTCGCAAAAACACTTCGGAGGAAAACGCGTGA
- a CDS encoding putative bifunctional diguanylate cyclase/phosphodiesterase has protein sequence MNPLTPHKTKHKKNLKQTMLAGALITALAVFIITLFAASQIFTQRFSEQSVENAESLSQLSFDNMYQLMSKGWNREQLLKFRADLKQTYQDHDMTFSIYRSDIVNRQFGFLASDVSDSMQPFFQEVLKSKKPMQIKQDEWVRSFRPLVAQNACLQCHTQAKVGDVLGVMGIEQNIGQVLKPARNEFLVWMLLLMPIPVLLALWVGRRFSKSLLRSVHDLNQQVVSINQIDDLKKLAHGKSVFDYTEFDQLNDSLNQLGDKIKNIAIDRDILDFEIQLLDKLVLSSEIVKDWKQHICLLMEEINQILPLYTLFVVFRTDDAEQYVIEVFWLGKPEKAIEKELEVHAKQILSEVSIFEQGSVFKVNHSYATKEPLAVENRIQTQSKSLILDTPKIGGVVGLGVKTFPPKDSSRSVVVESILTTLVNVIGSIKAINKFTKELEYYATRDPLTHLFNQRVFHEMLAYEVGRAHRHHYDFGLMLLDFDNFKLINDQFGHAFGDEVLQQFALAAKNALREGDIFARYGGDEFCVIFPETGFAEVQELAHKVLDATHGIELLAPSGQPVHITCSIGISMYPDHAHDKEDLFMVADNMLYRAKGSGKNAISYPQEADLVEVYKESNDQSLFIMKALETGEPIEPNYQPIVSMETGEIEVHELLMRLRQDDELISAGRFIETAEHMGLVNQMDMILIDKALADANRSGYEGVLFINLSPKAIVASEFIQRIQDLTESYQIDHERIVFEITERETVHNVALLEKFVRELRSEGFRFAIDDFGSGFSSFQYLKRFPVDFIKIEGEFINNMSKNEIDLAFVESAVSMAKSLGIETIAEFIENEETLDLVKSLGIDYAQGYLLATPQPDFSKQLDADIKTRIQTL, from the coding sequence GTGAACCCACTGACTCCCCATAAAACCAAACACAAAAAGAACCTGAAACAGACCATGTTGGCAGGGGCGTTGATTACCGCTCTGGCGGTTTTCATCATCACCTTGTTTGCCGCATCACAGATTTTCACCCAGCGTTTCAGTGAGCAAAGCGTGGAAAACGCTGAAAGCCTGAGTCAGCTGTCGTTCGATAACATGTATCAGCTGATGAGCAAAGGTTGGAACCGTGAACAATTGCTGAAATTCCGCGCGGATTTGAAGCAGACTTACCAGGACCACGACATGACCTTTTCGATTTACCGTTCGGATATTGTCAATCGTCAATTTGGCTTTCTGGCGTCGGACGTGTCGGACAGCATGCAGCCGTTTTTTCAGGAAGTGTTGAAATCGAAGAAGCCGATGCAAATCAAACAGGACGAGTGGGTGCGCAGCTTCCGACCGTTGGTGGCGCAGAACGCCTGCCTGCAATGTCATACTCAAGCGAAGGTCGGGGATGTGCTGGGGGTTATGGGCATCGAGCAGAACATCGGGCAGGTGTTGAAGCCGGCTCGCAACGAATTTTTGGTTTGGATGCTGTTATTGATGCCGATTCCGGTGTTATTGGCACTGTGGGTGGGGCGACGTTTTTCGAAAAGCCTGTTGCGCAGTGTGCATGATTTGAACCAGCAGGTGGTGTCCATCAATCAAATCGACGATTTGAAGAAGTTGGCGCACGGCAAATCGGTGTTCGATTACACCGAGTTCGACCAGCTGAATGACAGCTTGAATCAACTGGGCGACAAGATTAAGAACATCGCCATTGACCGCGACATTCTCGACTTTGAAATCCAGTTGCTCGACAAACTGGTGCTGTCGTCGGAAATTGTCAAAGACTGGAAACAACACATCTGTTTGTTGATGGAGGAAATCAACCAGATTCTGCCGTTGTACACGTTGTTCGTGGTGTTTCGAACCGATGATGCTGAACAATATGTCATTGAAGTTTTCTGGTTGGGAAAACCGGAAAAAGCCATTGAAAAAGAACTGGAAGTGCATGCCAAGCAAATTCTCAGCGAAGTGTCGATTTTCGAACAGGGCTCGGTCTTCAAGGTCAATCACAGCTATGCCACCAAAGAGCCGCTGGCGGTTGAGAACCGCATCCAGACGCAAAGCAAGAGTTTGATTCTGGATACGCCGAAAATCGGCGGAGTGGTCGGTTTGGGGGTTAAGACTTTCCCGCCGAAAGATTCCTCCCGTTCCGTGGTGGTGGAAAGTATTTTGACGACTTTGGTCAACGTCATTGGTTCCATCAAGGCCATCAATAAATTCACCAAGGAGCTGGAATATTACGCCACGCGCGACCCGTTGACGCATTTGTTCAATCAGCGGGTGTTTCATGAGATGTTGGCCTATGAGGTGGGGCGTGCACACCGTCATCATTACGATTTCGGTTTGATGTTATTGGACTTCGATAATTTCAAATTGATTAACGACCAGTTCGGTCATGCGTTTGGCGATGAAGTGTTGCAGCAGTTCGCCTTGGCGGCCAAAAATGCTTTGCGGGAAGGGGATATTTTCGCACGTTACGGAGGGGATGAATTCTGTGTGATTTTCCCGGAAACCGGTTTCGCGGAAGTGCAGGAACTGGCGCACAAGGTACTGGACGCGACACACGGCATCGAATTGCTGGCACCGAGCGGCCAGCCGGTACACATTACCTGTTCCATCGGTATCAGTATGTATCCGGATCATGCACACGACAAGGAAGATTTGTTCATGGTGGCGGACAACATGTTGTACCGTGCCAAGGGTAGCGGCAAAAATGCCATTTCGTATCCGCAGGAAGCCGATTTGGTGGAGGTATACAAGGAATCCAACGACCAGAGTCTGTTCATCATGAAAGCGCTGGAAACCGGCGAACCGATCGAACCGAATTATCAGCCGATTGTCAGTATGGAAACCGGCGAAATCGAAGTGCATGAACTTTTGATGCGGTTGCGCCAAGATGACGAACTCATCAGCGCCGGGCGCTTTATTGAAACCGCCGAACACATGGGCTTGGTGAATCAGATGGACATGATTCTGATCGATAAAGCCTTGGCGGATGCCAACCGTTCCGGTTATGAGGGTGTGTTGTTCATTAACCTGTCGCCGAAAGCGATTGTGGCCAGTGAGTTCATTCAACGGATTCAGGATTTGACTGAAAGCTATCAAATTGACCACGAACGCATCGTGTTTGAAATCACCGAACGTGAGACAGTGCATAATGTCGCCTTGCTGGAGAAGTTCGTGCGTGAACTGCGCTCGGAAGGCTTCCGCTTCGCCATTGACGATTTCGGTTCCGGCTTTTCGTCTTTCCAATATTTGAAGCGCTTCCCGGTGGATTTCATTAAGATCGAAGGCGAGTTCATCAACAATATGTCCAAAAACGAGATTGACTTGGCGTTTGTGGAAAGCGCGGTGTCGATGGCGAAATCCCTCGGCATTGAAACCATTGCGGAATTCATCGAGAACGAGGAAACCCTCGACTTAGTCAAAAGCCTGGGCATTGATTATGCGCAGGGCTATTTGTTGGCCACGCCGCAACCGGATTTTTCCAAACAGTTGGATGCGGACATCAAAACACGGATTCAAACCCTTTAA
- a CDS encoding DUF6868 family protein: MALATIQAFLGWSVLLNWAVLIVWAAMFIGAHDVIYRLHTRWFELDRAAFDRIHYIGMAIYKLAIILFCLVPYLSLLILQSR, translated from the coding sequence ATGGCGTTGGCGACGATACAAGCGTTTTTGGGCTGGAGTGTGCTGTTGAATTGGGCGGTGTTGATTGTATGGGCGGCGATGTTTATTGGCGCCCACGATGTGATTTATCGCTTGCATACCCGATGGTTCGAGTTGGATCGGGCCGCGTTTGACCGTATTCACTATATCGGGATGGCGATTTATAAGCTGGCGATTATTTTGTTTTGCCTGGTGCCGTATTTATCGCTGTTGATTCTGCAAAGCCGTTAA